The genomic window GTGATATAACACTATCAGTTAAATTTTCTGAAAGACTTTCTATTGAAGCTGAAAGAATATGTTCTTTATCTAAATCTTCTGTATTTCTACTTACAACATGTTTAACAAGCTCTCTAGCTTTTTCTAAATCTCCTTCAATTAGTGCTTCTATTGGTTTTATACAAAACTCCTTTAATGATCTATAGCCAATGGTTGTTGATAATAGTATTGCATATAGAAGATAAGATAAATGTTTTGGAAGTGCAAGTATAAGCTTTTCAACTATATAGCTAATGTATCCCACTATTAGGATGGTTGTTACTGTTACAACACTACCAAATAAAAAATCTCTTATTTTATTATTAGAGTATGTTGATGGTAACAATCTTTCTAATAATGATATTAACCTTCCAATAAGTACTGTAGGGTGCACTTTTTCATTTGGCTCTCCAAATATCACATCAACAATTATAGTTATATATAAAATTATAGGGTTTATCATTATATTTCCCTTAAATGTCCAATAATATGCCCAGACTCCTCTTTGATAATTTTAACTGCAGTTTTACAAGCATTAATTGAGCCAGGTATGGCATATACTAGTTTATCTTTGACAATTCCAGCAGTAGCTCTTGATAGTATGGATGAGAAACCTACTTCATTATAGCTTAGAATTTGGAAAGCTATTTTAAAACCCTCTAATTCTTTTTCAATAATCTCTTTAACAGCTTCAACAGTATTATCTCTCTTGGCTATTCCTGTTCCACCAGTTAATACCACACAATCAATATCATCTTTATTTATTAAATACCTTACAGCCCCTTTTATCATATCCTTTTCATCAGGTATGAGAAGATGGTATTTTGCTTTTAATTCATTCTTTAAAAACTCCCCAGATTCATCTTTAAAGCTTTCTCCTTTTATAAACTTTTCAAATCTACTATCACTGACAGTTATAATGGCATATCTAACATCTAACCTCTTATGCATGTTCTCACAAAAATTTATTTAGATCTCTTAAATAAGTATCCTATGATGAATATAGCTACAATAATTAATAAAATAATATATAATAAACTGTTATCTGATTTTTTCCCTTCAACAATAACTTTTAATGGTTTTTGGTAAATATAAACATTATCATCTCCTATCTCACTATCTCCAGCACATCTTATTTCTAATGTAATAAAATACTCTTTACTTGGTGCAGATCTATCTACATTTATCTTTAGAACCCCCTCGCCAGTTTCATTAGGTTCAAGAGTTCCAATGCTATCACTTTTTAAAGGATAGTCAAATGGCTGACCTGAGTTCCTAATGGCTGATATTCTAACTCTTTCAGCTTTTTCATTACCAGTGTTTTTTATCTTTATAAGGACAGTATTCTCCTTTCCAGCTTCAACTTTAACCTCTTTAGTGAGGATTTCAAAAAGGGGTTTTGGTTTAATGTATATATCAATATATTTTATTAAGTTATGTTTGATATTCTCAGTGTCAAGATAGCTTATATTTATTGGAAGTTTGTAATGTTTTGCTTCAGCATTTTTATCTACATCTATATAAAATGAAACTGTCTTTGAACTTCCAGGAAGGAGATTTCCAATATCTTTTATATTACAATTACTCCAACTATCCTTAAATGGTTCTTCTGTTATCAACCTCAACTTAACATCTTTAGCTTCTTCATGGCCATTGTTTGTAACAGTTACATCAACCCTAACATAGCTGTCTCCTGCTTTTATCTCTTTAGGTTCAGTTATAACATTAGCTATCCCTAATAATATATCTCCTTTCACATAAACTGGGATATTAATAAGTTCTGCTCTTTCAGAACCATCATCATCAATCCATTTAATTACTGCTGGTAGGTTATAAACTCCTTGGTTAGCTTTTGGAGAAACATAAAGTTTAGCTGTAATAACTTTATATTCATTAACTTTCATTGTACCTAAATAGAATTTACTATCTCCAACAGGAGACACTATTAAATTATTTAATGGTATTGGTGTTGGATGATAGATGTTAATTTCATCCCTCTTTGTTACTGAATAATAGCTTTTTGTTACTGAT from Methanocaldococcus villosus KIN24-T80 includes these protein-coding regions:
- the cbiB gene encoding adenosylcobinamide-phosphate synthase CbiB, encoding MINPIILYITIIVDVIFGEPNEKVHPTVLIGRLISLLERLLPSTYSNNKIRDFLFGSVVTVTTILIVGYISYIVEKLILALPKHLSYLLYAILLSTTIGYRSLKEFCIKPIEALIEGDLEKARELVKHVVSRNTEDLDKEHILSASIESLSENLTDSVISPLFYAIFFGLVGAFIYRTVNTLDAMIGYKNSKYYYYGKLAARLDDILNFIPSKISGLLLIITAPFYGGDWKRALYGFLFESLKTPSPNSGFTMATLANALNMSLEKIGYYKLGNGRIDIDKSLRAFKAIDYSIIAFLLIYTLLWWLFEGFH
- a CDS encoding COG1361 S-layer family protein, with product MNKKLLLLPIIISSIMALQIEEPEYNPKIIHPGDDVDLWIKIYNDYSDEIKDIKITISPHYPFEIKQVNPIKGTVIIDHLDEGEPYTAYFKLHVNENAETGNYRIDINVSYDRDNYTYSFTKLFYLPVYGKANFLINGNFSLIPSKTKDVKIYVINTGNGKGKDVCLYIGYQLNSIVAGSSSVTKSYYSVTKRDEINIYHPTPIPLNNLIVSPVGDSKFYLGTMKVNEYKVITAKLYVSPKANQGVYNLPAVIKWIDDDGSERAELINIPVYVKGDILLGIANVITEPKEIKAGDSYVRVDVTVTNNGHEEAKDVKLRLITEEPFKDSWSNCNIKDIGNLLPGSSKTVSFYIDVDKNAEAKHYKLPINISYLDTENIKHNLIKYIDIYIKPKPLFEILTKEVKVEAGKENTVLIKIKNTGNEKAERVRISAIRNSGQPFDYPLKSDSIGTLEPNETGEGVLKINVDRSAPSKEYFITLEIRCAGDSEIGDDNVYIYQKPLKVIVEGKKSDNSLLYIILLIIVAIFIIGYLFKRSK
- a CDS encoding MogA/MoaB family molybdenum cofactor biosynthesis protein, whose amino-acid sequence is MHKRLDVRYAIITVSDSRFEKFIKGESFKDESGEFLKNELKAKYHLLIPDEKDMIKGAVRYLINKDDIDCVVLTGGTGIAKRDNTVEAVKEIIEKELEGFKIAFQILSYNEVGFSSILSRATAGIVKDKLVYAIPGSINACKTAVKIIKEESGHIIGHLREI